In a genomic window of Deltaproteobacteria bacterium:
- a CDS encoding glycosyltransferase family 39 protein: MRALVAAVIVLAAVARVALLSQPGLNTDELYVARYALAVDAPSLADDVHPPLFPALERLVASFDLGMTIEGRVRIVPVLAGTILVALFALVGFVIAGEAGALLGVLVSFLDPSLISMSRLARSYSLSAMLGAAAFLALWEVIRRPECRKRMAALALANALGLYTFYYAGYLCIAQLAIAAMAWRRSRMTARSIAIANVAALALFAPWLVAAVGQFARLGPDSGWVRWDATPYQIARRSIQIFVQHSPVSGLMKSAYLASARLGAASAVVGAGAIVWGAWRAARRRGADLGGFALMDSGGRMGAGFPLAVVAVTIATALAAHFVFCVFIATHYFALLAAPILALFLMAISSLGEGAMRNALVMIVLAAQLLMGAITRGEGREDLREVVRRFDRTARSDAKALVVAHFVKDAFLVYSKRSDAAIALPTDLPGFDPLPRESAAIMPASARDALLASLGGAHEVWIVESHGTRDGGDRGAALARAWLGEAGYRRTDMGRAHGVRWERYWLAKFPRKAAAAN; this comes from the coding sequence GTGCGGGCGCTTGTGGCGGCGGTGATCGTGTTGGCGGCGGTGGCCCGCGTGGCGCTGCTCAGCCAACCCGGGCTGAACACCGACGAACTCTACGTCGCCCGTTATGCCCTGGCCGTTGACGCGCCGAGCCTGGCGGACGACGTCCACCCGCCGCTCTTCCCCGCGCTTGAACGTCTTGTCGCCTCGTTCGATCTGGGGATGACGATCGAGGGACGCGTCCGAATCGTTCCCGTGTTGGCGGGGACGATCCTCGTCGCCTTGTTCGCCCTCGTCGGATTCGTCATCGCGGGCGAGGCGGGCGCGCTGCTCGGCGTGCTCGTCTCGTTTCTCGATCCCTCGCTGATCTCGATGTCGCGCCTCGCGCGAAGCTACAGCCTGTCGGCAATGCTGGGCGCGGCGGCTTTTCTCGCGTTGTGGGAAGTGATCCGTCGCCCCGAGTGCCGCAAACGCATGGCGGCGCTCGCGCTCGCGAACGCGCTTGGGCTCTACACGTTCTACTACGCGGGGTATCTGTGCATCGCGCAGCTCGCTATCGCCGCGATGGCGTGGCGTCGGTCGCGCATGACCGCGCGGTCAATTGCGATTGCGAATGTCGCCGCGCTCGCGCTGTTCGCGCCCTGGCTCGTGGCGGCGGTGGGGCAGTTCGCGCGCCTCGGCCCCGATTCCGGATGGGTGCGCTGGGACGCGACGCCTTACCAGATTGCGCGCCGGTCCATCCAGATTTTCGTGCAGCACAGCCCCGTCTCGGGTCTCATGAAAAGCGCCTATCTCGCGAGCGCGCGGCTCGGCGCGGCGAGCGCCGTGGTCGGCGCGGGAGCGATCGTCTGGGGCGCCTGGCGAGCGGCGCGGCGCCGGGGCGCGGATTTGGGTGGATTCGCGCTCATGGACAGCGGGGGGCGCATGGGCGCGGGATTTCCGCTCGCGGTCGTCGCCGTCACGATCGCTACGGCGCTCGCGGCACATTTCGTGTTCTGCGTCTTCATCGCCACGCACTACTTCGCGCTGCTCGCCGCGCCGATCCTGGCGTTGTTTCTGATGGCGATCTCGTCACTCGGTGAGGGCGCGATGCGAAACGCGCTCGTGATGATTGTGCTCGCGGCGCAACTGCTGATGGGTGCGATCACCCGCGGCGAGGGCCGCGAAGACCTGCGCGAGGTCGTGCGTCGATTCGACCGAACCGCGCGGTCGGACGCGAAGGCGCTGGTGGTCGCGCACTTCGTCAAGGACGCGTTCCTCGTTTATTCGAAACGGTCGGACGCCGCGATCGCCTTGCCGACCGACCTGCCGGGATTCGACCCGCTGCCGCGCGAATCGGCCGCGATCATGCCGGCGTCGGCGCGCGATGCGTTGCTCGCGTCTCTCGGCGGCGCTCACGAGGTTTGGATCGTCGAAAGCCACGGCACGCGCGACGGCGGGGACCGAGGCGCGGCGCTCGCCCGCGCATGGCTTGGCGAGGCGGGGTATCGACGTACGGACATGGGCCGCGCCCACGGCGTGCGCTGGGAACGCTACTGGCTGGCGAAATTTCCGCGCAAGGCCGCCGCCGCGAATTGA
- a CDS encoding TetR/AcrR family transcriptional regulator: MRTRKTEEVEFTRGQFARASLKVFLEKGFFGATMEEISRAAGYSTTAIYKYFHAKDEVFHAALASISRDFLEILDESVPASLDFRAFLTWKMTRALGKADKDRDVFIGFMTQIAMGPWHTATHENIREAHMEFMRRFEDYMRRGIAEGALAPGDPSIYASALDGLTHAFIERWLFAGANYALTDHVETIIELFLNGVGARGGVAS, translated from the coding sequence GTGCGGACGCGGAAAACCGAGGAAGTCGAGTTCACACGGGGGCAATTCGCCCGCGCCTCGCTCAAGGTTTTTCTGGAAAAGGGCTTTTTCGGCGCGACGATGGAGGAGATCTCGAGGGCGGCCGGGTACTCGACGACCGCCATTTATAAATATTTCCACGCAAAGGACGAGGTCTTTCACGCCGCGCTCGCGTCGATTTCCCGCGATTTTCTGGAGATTCTCGACGAATCGGTGCCGGCGAGCCTCGATTTTCGGGCGTTTCTGACTTGGAAGATGACTCGGGCGCTGGGCAAAGCCGACAAGGATCGGGACGTCTTCATCGGCTTCATGACGCAGATCGCGATGGGTCCGTGGCATACGGCCACGCACGAAAATATCCGCGAGGCGCACATGGAATTCATGCGGCGGTTCGAGGACTACATGCGGCGCGGGATCGCCGAGGGGGCGCTGGCGCCCGGCGATCCGTCGATCTATGCGTCGGCGCTCGACGGGCTCACGCACGCGTTTATCGAGCGTTGGCTGTTCGCGGGGGCGAACTACGCCCTGACGGACCACGTGGAGACCATCATCGAGCTGTTCCTGAACGGGGTCGGCGCGAGGGGCGGTGTGGCATCATGA